From Rhodohalobacter mucosus:
TCACCATGATCTACCGCCTGCTTAAGTTTGCCGGAGCCAAACGTATTCTTTTCCTTGTGGATACCAAAAACCTGGGCGAACAGGCCGAGCAGGAGTTCATGAAGTACACACCATCGGATGATAACCGCAAGTTTACTGAACTCTACCCCGTACAGCGTCTGCAGTCCAACTACATTGCACCCGACAATAAGGTGTGCATCAGCACCATCCAGCGTCTCTACTCCATGATGAAGGGAGAGGAGCCGGATGAGCAGGTTGACGAAGAAAACCCCAATGAGCGGTATCAGCCGAAAGAACCGATGCCGGTGGTGTACAGTGAAAATATCCCGGTTGAGTTCTTTGATGTGATTGTGATCGACGAGTGTCACCGCTCGATCTACAACTTGTGGAAACAGGTGCTTGACTATTTTGACAGTTTCCTGATCGGCCTTACGGCTACGCCTGATAAGCGAACCTTCGGGTTCTTCAACGAGAATGTAGTGAGCGAATATTCCCATGAAGATGCGGTGGCCGATGGGGTGAATGTTGGGCACGATCTCTACACCATTGAAACGAAGATCACCAAAGAGGGTTCCCGGCTTGAGGCAGAAGAGTTCGTGGACAAGCGGGAAAAACTGACCCGCAAAACCCGCTGGGAGAAGCTCGAGGATGAAGTTGAGTACAGCTCCACGGCTCTCGACAAGGATGTGGTAAACCCGAGCCAGATTCGGAATATCATCCGCGCGTTTCGCGATAAACTGCAGGAGATCTTCCCCGACCGCGATGAAATTCCCAAAACGCTCATCTTCGCCAAGACCGACAGCCATGCCGACGACATCATTCAGATGGTGCGCGAGGAGTTTGCCGAGGGAAATGAGTTCTGCAAAAAGGTGACCTATAAGATTGAGGAAGACCCCAAATCGGTGCTGGCCCAGTTCCGGAATGAGTACTACCCGCGCATCGCGGTAACCGTGGATATGATTGCTACAGGCACCGATGTGAAACCGCTGGAGTGCCTGCTCTTTATGCGGGATGTGAAGAGCCGGAATTACTTTGAACAGATGAAAGGTCGCGGCACCCGCACGCTCGACCGTGAAGGACTGATCAAAGTTTCCCCGTCAGCCAAAACCGATAAAACCCACTTTGTGATTGTAGATGCCGTGGGGGTATCGAAAAGCGTGAAGACCGACAGTCGTCCGCTGGAGCGCAAACGAACGGTTCCGCTGAAGGATCTGCTGATGGGCATCATGATGGGATCGGAGGATGAAGATTTCTTCACCTCAGCTGCGAGCCGATTTGCCAGGCTGGAAAAGCAACTGAGTGACTCGGATAAACAAGAGTTCAATATGAAAACCGGTAAAACCATCAACCGTGTAACCCATGAACTGCTGGATGCCTTTAACCCCGATGCGATTGAGGATGAAGCGGAGCGATCCGGTGTGGATCACGGGCAGGCCAAAAAGAAACTGATCGAAAAAGCCTCTGCAACATTTACCGGTGAGATTATCGACTACATCGATAATGTGCGCAAGGTGCACGAACAGATTATCGACCGCGTGAACCAGGATCTGGTGACCTATGCCGGGTGGGATAAAGAGCAGAAGAAACAGGCCGAACAACTGGTGGCCGGTTTCAGGGAGTTCCTTGAGGAACATAAGGACGAAATCACGGCGCTCTCCATTTTTTACAACCAGCCACACCGCAGGCGAGAGGTGACGTACCGCATGATCCGCGACGTGCTTGAGGTATTGAAACGGGAAAAACCGCAGCTCGCCCCGCTGAATGTGTGGCAGGCGTGGCAGGCTGTGGAGAAGGTGAATGGCAATTCACCCAAAAATGAATTGATCGCCCTGGTATCCCTGATCCGTCGTGTAACGGAAATTGACGATGAACTGACTCCCTACGATGCCATCGTGAACAGGAACTTCCAGGATTGGGTGTTCGGAAAACAGGCCGGCAATCTGAAGTTCAATGAGGAACAGATGAACTGGCTGCGGATGATAAAAGACCACATTGCCACCTCGGTTCACTTCAACAAAGAGGATTTGAATATGGCACCTTTTGATGCAAAGGGCGGCATCGGGAAAATGTATCAGCTGTTTGGGGATGAGATCGACCACATCATTGAAGAGATGAACGAGGAGCTGGTGGCATGAAAACATTAAAATGCGAGCCGGCCACACATATTTTGTATATATTAAATTCTAACAAATAATGATATGGGTGTGGATTTCGAAAATGAACTTTCAATAGGTAACGGAATTTATACTATCCGGGAAATTGCACGAATTTTGCGCTTGCCTTATTCAAAAGTACATCGATGGCTGAATACATATTGGGAAGGCGAGCTCGGAAAATTTTTTGAGGGGAACTATTCCTGGAAAGTAGAAAACTCACAAGCGGTAGGTTTCCATACACTGATAGAATTCTATATTCTGGTTCAGTTTGCCGAAGCCGGGGTCAAAACAAGGGAAGTGTTAAAAGCACATATTGAACTCTCAAAGGAACTGCAAACTCCCTTTCCTTTTGCACAGCGGAATGTTCTTGAGAAAATACGAACGGACGGCAAGAAGATCTTTTTGACCAGTAACGGCATTACCTGCACACTTGACGGGACAAAACAGCTCAATCTCTCCTTTATACGCCTGTTTCTGAAGAACCTTGAATTTGACAGTGATCTGGTGGCTTCCAGATTCTGGCCGCTTGGAAAGGATAAGGGCATTTTGGTAGATCCCAGGCGAAAATTCGGACATCCGGTCGTGAATACATCCAATATTTATCCCGAGACGATTTACAACTTGTACAAGGCAGGTGAACCGGAAAAATTCATTGCATTTACCTACGAAATAAGTGAAGAGGATGTGAGGCACGCAATTGAATATTGCGAGGCTGCATGATTATTTACGTGGATGAAAACATGTCGCCTTACCTGGCCAGAGGGTTCGACATTTTACAGCGCCCGGAGAGTACAAAACTCCGGGACCCGATTGAGGTCAAATCCATTAAAGACGAATTCGGGGAAGGAGCATTGGACGAGGATTGGATTCCGCTCGCCGGTGAGCAAAACGCATGCATCATCACACAGGATTATAACATCCAGCGTATCACGCATCAGCGTGAACTTTGTGAGCAGTACGGCTTGGGGATGTTCTATTTCCGGCCGCCATCCAGGAAAGGTTTTCGATATTGGGATATGCTGAAAATGATGGTAAAGCACTGGCCGGACATCATCAAAATCTCCCAAAAGAAGAAACGACCGTTTGCATACAAAGCAAGCTCGAAGGGTAAATTGGAGGCGTTGTAACATTTTTAATCCAGTCTGCTGGACTATGGATTTCCTTAGTCTAATGAAAGGCGTTTTATTAGACTAAGGGGTGACAGGGTGTAGTCAGTATAAATCAGTAAAATGTAAAAGAGGTCGTTATGAACCAATTTGGCGGAGATTGGACAGCACTGAAAATTGAAATATTAGTTGAGTACGCCAAAGCTTACTTGACCATAATGAAAAAGCATATCTATTGGCGTACACTTTATTTTGACGGGTTTGCAGGTACGGGATTTATTGTGAGAGGCAAAGCTGAAAACCCTGAATTAACGATAGGTGCGGCTCGCAGAATTGTAGAAATTGATAAGCCCAAAAGTTTTGACGGATACTATTTTGTTGAAAAAGATGCTAAAAATGTGAAGGAATTAAGGAAAAATACTCAAGAGGCATTTCCTCAAAAGACAATCCATATTGTAGAAGATGATTGCAATATTAAACTGTCGGACATGGCTGAGCACTTGAAAAAGCCAAAAGATCAACGAAACTACGACAAGGTGCTTTCTTATATCGATCCTTGTGGCATGCAACTGGATTGGGACTCATTGAAAAAGCTGGAGGGCGTTGGCGCTGATGTTTGGATTCTTGTACCTACGGGAATGGGAGTAAATCGTCTGTTAAAGAAAGATGGTGAAATAAGTGATAAATGGATTGACAAGCTTGAACGGTTCCTGGGTTTAACTGAACAACAAATAAAGAATTTCTTTTTTCGTGAAAAGGTAGAATTAACACTTTTTGGGGAAGAAACTCGTGTAACCAAAATAGAAAAAGCGGTCCAAAGGGCTGCAGAATTATATCAGAATAGATTGGGTGATGTTTTTGAGTTTGTCACAGAACCTTTTGAACTGCGAAATGAAAAGAATTCAATTATGTATCATCTTATTTTTGTCTCGAATAATTCAGCAGCTTTGAAAATAGCTACAGATATCCTAAACAAATACAAACACCAGTAAAAATGTCAAAATCATCTATCGAATGGACAGAATTAACCTGGAATCCTGTAACCGGATGTACGAAAGTCTCCCAGGGGTGCAAATTTTGCTATGCAGAAGTGATGGCAAAACGTCTTAAAGCCATGGGTGTTGAAAAGTACAAAGATGGATTCAAGGTTCGAACGCATCCTGATACGCTCGAAGAACCATACAAATGGAAAAAATCCCGTGTGGTATTTGTGAATTCCATGAGTGATCTGTTCCACCCGGAGGTGCCGATTGAGTTTATTCAGGATGTATTCAAAGTCATGAATGAAAATCCCCGCCATGTATTTCAGATACTGACCAAGAGAACGGAACTACTGTTTGAATACGATAAAGCAGGATACATGAACTGGACGGATAATATCTGGATGGGTACGTCGGTGGAAGACAACCGTGTGAAGGAGCGGATTGATACTCTCAGTAAAACGAAAGCGGATACAAAATTCCTTTCTTGTGAACCGCTGATCGGGCCATTGACTGATATGAATTTATCCAATATTGATTGGGTCATTGTGGGCGGGGAAAGCGGCCACAACCCGCGCCCGATGAAAGCGGAGTGGGTGATTGATATCAAAGAGCAGTGTGCGGTTGCAAACGTACCGTTTTTCTTTAAGCAATGGGGAGGACGGAATAAGAAGAAAAACGGGCGGGAGTTAATGAAACAAACCTGGGATGAAATGCCGGAAATGCCTGAAGATTTTGTTGAAGTTTAAATTTATATGAAGTTTTTAATAAATAATTACTTATGCAGTTGATAAATAAATCAAAAGTAAAAAAGTGGTCTGTGATATCGGGTAAAATAAAAGTTCCTAAATCAATAAGTACGAATTGTCCACATAATGATTGCAGAGCGAAAGTCACATTTTCAGTTACAGATCTAAATGATGACAAAAAAAGAAATGCTGTTGCAGCTTCAGCTAATTGTCCGGATTGTAATAGAAAAGTTCACTTTTGGACGTTGAGAGATGAAACTAACACTACGAGCAAAAGTGAGCACCCAGCAGATATATACATGTATCCCCCTGCAAGTAATTTTTATCCAAACCCTGAATTTATTGATGATATTCCAGAACCTTTGCAAAGATCATTAATATCTACTATCGATTCATATAATGGTAAAAATTACGTAGCAACAGCTGTTGGATGTCGCCGAACTCTTGAAGGGATATTTAAATACTTACTTCCCAAGGAAAAGAGGAATGAAGTACTTGCAAAGCTAATAAACTACACAAAAGAAGAGGTTGACCTTGCAGCTCCATTATCTTCACTATCACATGCAATTAGAGATGGTGGAAATTTAGGAGCTCATTTTGATATGGAAAAAGAACCGGATGAAAATATGGCCCGACAAATGGTTGAATTAATAGATTATCTTATTTCTTATTTGTACGTCTTACCGAAGGAGATCGAAAAATTAGAAGAAAGCTTGGCAAAGGGGAAGTAGTAAATATTTATGGCGTTAGGACTCACACCAAAGGAAATTATTGATTCGGGAAGGCATCCCCTTTTAGAATGTTCAAAAGAATGGGAAAGGATTGAACTACAAGAAATTGCAGAGGTGCAAAATGGTTACGCATTCAAATCTGAGTACTTCAATCATGAATCAGGATTACCCCTTATAAGAATAAGAGACGTTGGCAAAAGTAAGGCAGAGGAGCTTTATTCAGGCGACTACAATGATGATTACTTAGTGAATAAGGGAGACATATTAATTGGTATGGACGGAGACTTCAGAGCTGCCTATTGGGTTGGAGAACCTGGGCTTTTGAACCAGCGGGTTTGTAGGATTCGAAACATCGATGATAGTTACTCAAAAAAGTTCCTTTACTATTTACTTCAACCTTATTTAGAGGCAATTCATGCAGAAACATCAGCAGTAACTGTAAAACATTTGTCTTCTCGGACTATTCAATCGATTCCACTCCCAAATCCCCCACTCCCCACCCAACACCGCATCGTCGAAAAAATAGAAGAACTATTCAGCGAGCTTGATCATGGTATGGAGAACCTGAAGAAAGCCCAGAAACAGCTCAAGACCTACCGCCAGGCGGTGCTGAAGGATGCCTTTGAAGGCAAGCTCACAAAAGAGTGGCGCGAGCAGCAGGACGACCTGCCCACCCCGGAAGAACTCCTCCAACAAATCAAAGCCGA
This genomic window contains:
- a CDS encoding DEAD/DEAH box helicase family protein, whose product is MTLTPEQNARLEIDRMLDYSGWIVQDYKKINFGAGKGVAVREYPTESGPADYILFVNKQPVGVIEAKRDDEGHRITKVEEQSAGYATSGLKHIGDADLPFVYESTGEITRFTDRRDPKPRSRDVFSFHQPDTLEEWIQNPSLRERLQHLPGLNFEGLRKCQVSAIENIETSFKDARPRALVQMATGSGKTFTAITMIYRLLKFAGAKRILFLVDTKNLGEQAEQEFMKYTPSDDNRKFTELYPVQRLQSNYIAPDNKVCISTIQRLYSMMKGEEPDEQVDEENPNERYQPKEPMPVVYSENIPVEFFDVIVIDECHRSIYNLWKQVLDYFDSFLIGLTATPDKRTFGFFNENVVSEYSHEDAVADGVNVGHDLYTIETKITKEGSRLEAEEFVDKREKLTRKTRWEKLEDEVEYSSTALDKDVVNPSQIRNIIRAFRDKLQEIFPDRDEIPKTLIFAKTDSHADDIIQMVREEFAEGNEFCKKVTYKIEEDPKSVLAQFRNEYYPRIAVTVDMIATGTDVKPLECLLFMRDVKSRNYFEQMKGRGTRTLDREGLIKVSPSAKTDKTHFVIVDAVGVSKSVKTDSRPLERKRTVPLKDLLMGIMMGSEDEDFFTSAASRFARLEKQLSDSDKQEFNMKTGKTINRVTHELLDAFNPDAIEDEAERSGVDHGQAKKKLIEKASATFTGEIIDYIDNVRKVHEQIIDRVNQDLVTYAGWDKEQKKQAEQLVAGFREFLEEHKDEITALSIFYNQPHRRREVTYRMIRDVLEVLKREKPQLAPLNVWQAWQAVEKVNGNSPKNELIALVSLIRRVTEIDDELTPYDAIVNRNFQDWVFGKQAGNLKFNEEQMNWLRMIKDHIATSVHFNKEDLNMAPFDAKGGIGKMYQLFGDEIDHIIEEMNEELVA
- a CDS encoding DUF433 domain-containing protein — encoded protein: MGVDFENELSIGNGIYTIREIARILRLPYSKVHRWLNTYWEGELGKFFEGNYSWKVENSQAVGFHTLIEFYILVQFAEAGVKTREVLKAHIELSKELQTPFPFAQRNVLEKIRTDGKKIFLTSNGITCTLDGTKQLNLSFIRLFLKNLEFDSDLVASRFWPLGKDKGILVDPRRKFGHPVVNTSNIYPETIYNLYKAGEPEKFIAFTYEISEEDVRHAIEYCEAA
- the tcmP gene encoding three-Cys-motif partner protein TcmP translates to MNQFGGDWTALKIEILVEYAKAYLTIMKKHIYWRTLYFDGFAGTGFIVRGKAENPELTIGAARRIVEIDKPKSFDGYYFVEKDAKNVKELRKNTQEAFPQKTIHIVEDDCNIKLSDMAEHLKKPKDQRNYDKVLSYIDPCGMQLDWDSLKKLEGVGADVWILVPTGMGVNRLLKKDGEISDKWIDKLERFLGLTEQQIKNFFFREKVELTLFGEETRVTKIEKAVQRAAELYQNRLGDVFEFVTEPFELRNEKNSIMYHLIFVSNNSAALKIATDILNKYKHQ
- a CDS encoding DUF5131 family protein; translated protein: MSKSSIEWTELTWNPVTGCTKVSQGCKFCYAEVMAKRLKAMGVEKYKDGFKVRTHPDTLEEPYKWKKSRVVFVNSMSDLFHPEVPIEFIQDVFKVMNENPRHVFQILTKRTELLFEYDKAGYMNWTDNIWMGTSVEDNRVKERIDTLSKTKADTKFLSCEPLIGPLTDMNLSNIDWVIVGGESGHNPRPMKAEWVIDIKEQCAVANVPFFFKQWGGRNKKKNGRELMKQTWDEMPEMPEDFVEV
- a CDS encoding DUF4145 domain-containing protein, whose product is MQLINKSKVKKWSVISGKIKVPKSISTNCPHNDCRAKVTFSVTDLNDDKKRNAVAASANCPDCNRKVHFWTLRDETNTTSKSEHPADIYMYPPASNFYPNPEFIDDIPEPLQRSLISTIDSYNGKNYVATAVGCRRTLEGIFKYLLPKEKRNEVLAKLINYTKEEVDLAAPLSSLSHAIRDGGNLGAHFDMEKEPDENMARQMVELIDYLISYLYVLPKEIEKLEESLAKGK